The Neorhodopirellula lusitana genome contains a region encoding:
- the pncA gene encoding bifunctional nicotinamidase/pyrazinamidase, whose product MNALIMVDIQNDFLPGGALAVPHGDTIISIVNRLQPFFQLVVATQDWHPPNHMSFVSQHPGHSVGDVVNLDGLDQVLWPTHCVQNSHGAAMHDQLHTTSIAEVFHKGTEPRLDSYSGFFDNGGNHETGMGTYLRDHRVTDNFIVGLATDYCVRATALDSIRLGFRTWLIEDACRGVELNAGDCEAAITEMKQAGVQCVTSARWLAPNSTAPS is encoded by the coding sequence ATGAACGCCCTTATCATGGTTGACATCCAAAATGACTTTTTGCCGGGTGGTGCATTAGCGGTTCCCCATGGCGACACAATCATCTCGATCGTCAATCGCCTACAACCGTTCTTCCAACTCGTCGTTGCAACCCAAGATTGGCATCCGCCCAATCACATGAGCTTTGTATCACAACACCCTGGTCACTCCGTCGGTGACGTTGTCAATCTCGATGGCCTTGACCAAGTCCTGTGGCCCACCCACTGCGTCCAGAACAGCCACGGCGCAGCGATGCACGATCAACTTCATACAACATCGATTGCGGAAGTATTCCACAAGGGCACCGAACCTCGCCTGGATAGCTACAGCGGCTTCTTCGACAACGGCGGGAACCATGAAACGGGCATGGGAACTTACCTTCGCGATCACCGAGTGACCGACAACTTCATCGTCGGCCTAGCAACCGACTACTGCGTTCGCGCCACCGCTCTGGACTCCATCCGCCTAGGATTCCGCACTTGGCTAATCGAAGACGCATGCCGCGGTGTGGAACTAAACGCGGGAGACTGCGAAGCCGCCATCACTGAAATGAAACAGGCCGGTGTCCAGTGCGTGACCAGTGCTCGCTGGCTAGCACCAAACAGCACTGCCCCCAGCTAG
- a CDS encoding nicotinate phosphoribosyltransferase yields MNHLEQLYRPSLAMLTDLYQLTMAYGYWKQDLAERESVFHLFFRKNPFEGGFSLACGLQTAIEFLEGFHFHADDLKYLASLTGADSKPLFDEAFLEYLGQLRLTCHIDAMPEGTAVYPHEPLVRVTGPILQCQLLETPLLNIINFQTLIATKAARICTAAEGDRVIEFGLRRAQGIDGSLSASRAAYIGGCSATSNVLAGKQFGIPVVGTHAHSWVMTFPSEREAFEIYAQAMPNNCVFLVDTYDTLEGVRTAVEIGRTLRKSGHEMLGIRLDSGDLAWLSIEARKILDDGGFPDASIVASNDLDERLIESLKYQGAKIDTWGVGTKLVTAFDQPALGGVYKLGAIRDEQGVWQYRIKLSEQSIKVSNPGILQVRRFEKPSEHRGDMIYNIEMHQELPTDVTMIDPADSTRRKHFDADSQSADLLVPIFRDGANVYSTPTLQEIRQHVTTQIQRTPKGVQRFDNPHSYPVGLEKSLYETKAAMILEARNRS; encoded by the coding sequence ATGAATCATCTCGAACAGCTTTATCGCCCTTCGCTGGCGATGTTGACGGACCTGTATCAGCTCACGATGGCTTACGGCTATTGGAAACAAGACCTGGCCGAACGCGAGTCGGTGTTTCATCTGTTCTTCCGTAAGAATCCGTTTGAAGGTGGTTTCTCGCTCGCATGCGGACTGCAAACCGCGATTGAGTTCCTGGAGGGCTTCCACTTTCATGCGGACGATTTGAAATACTTGGCGTCGCTGACGGGCGCTGATTCAAAACCCTTGTTCGACGAAGCGTTCCTCGAATACCTAGGTCAGCTGCGTCTGACCTGCCACATCGATGCGATGCCCGAAGGCACCGCGGTGTACCCACACGAGCCGTTGGTCCGGGTGACGGGGCCGATCTTGCAGTGCCAATTATTGGAAACGCCGCTACTGAACATCATCAACTTCCAAACCTTGATCGCCACCAAAGCTGCCCGTATATGCACGGCCGCGGAAGGCGACCGTGTGATCGAGTTCGGATTGCGGCGAGCTCAAGGCATCGATGGTTCTCTATCCGCTTCACGCGCCGCCTACATCGGGGGCTGTTCCGCCACATCCAATGTTCTAGCAGGCAAGCAATTCGGAATTCCGGTAGTCGGAACGCACGCTCACAGCTGGGTGATGACGTTCCCCAGCGAGAGAGAAGCGTTCGAGATTTACGCTCAAGCCATGCCCAATAACTGCGTCTTCCTGGTGGACACGTATGACACTCTGGAAGGTGTGCGCACGGCAGTCGAGATTGGCCGCACCTTGCGAAAATCCGGGCACGAGATGCTGGGGATCCGGCTCGATTCCGGTGACCTAGCGTGGCTGAGTATCGAAGCACGCAAGATCCTGGACGACGGTGGATTCCCCGACGCTTCGATCGTCGCCAGCAATGATCTCGATGAGCGCTTGATCGAAAGCCTGAAATACCAGGGTGCCAAGATCGATACATGGGGCGTTGGCACCAAACTGGTCACCGCCTTTGACCAACCCGCACTGGGTGGCGTCTACAAGCTCGGAGCGATCCGAGACGAACAAGGCGTTTGGCAATATCGCATCAAGCTTTCCGAACAATCCATCAAGGTTAGCAACCCTGGCATCCTGCAGGTGCGTCGCTTCGAGAAACCGTCCGAACACCGCGGCGACATGATCTACAACATCGAAATGCACCAAGAGCTTCCAACCGATGTGACGATGATCGACCCCGCCGACTCAACTCGCCGGAAACACTTTGATGCGGACAGTCAATCGGCTGACCTATTGGTCCCCATCTTTCGCGATGGTGCCAACGTATACTCCACGCCGACGTTGCAAGAAATCCGGCAACACGTGACCACTCAAATCCAACGCACACCCAAAGGGGTGCAACGTTTTGATAACCCGCATTCCTATCCAGTCGGCTTGGAAAAATCACTCTACGAAACCAAGGCCGCCATGATCCTGGAAGCGAGAAACCGATCATGA
- a CDS encoding type I restriction endonuclease → MWASAVARRTHDNRGFAKIEMPTINEDTVEQAALDWLSEVGFDVLHGSTIAPDGDDPERASFQNVVLEERLRDAIERLNPRLPSEAVNEALRKVLRPDLPTVIQNNRAFHQRLRDGVEIEYRRDDGSIAGDHAKLLDDNESANDLLAFNQFVVAEHGNNRRLDIALFVNGLPLVIIELKNSADEQATVDKAFAQLLTYKAELTTLFG, encoded by the coding sequence TTGTGGGCCAGCGCTGTTGCCCGGCGAACGCATGACAACCGAGGATTCGCCAAGATCGAGATGCCAACGATTAACGAAGACACCGTCGAACAGGCCGCGCTGGATTGGCTCTCGGAAGTTGGCTTTGATGTTTTGCATGGCTCAACGATCGCTCCCGATGGTGATGATCCCGAGCGAGCGTCGTTTCAGAACGTGGTTCTAGAAGAACGCCTGCGAGACGCGATTGAACGGTTGAACCCTCGCTTGCCGTCCGAGGCCGTTAACGAAGCGTTGCGAAAAGTCTTGCGGCCGGATTTGCCAACGGTGATTCAGAATAACCGAGCGTTCCACCAGCGACTTCGCGACGGCGTGGAGATCGAGTATCGACGCGATGATGGATCGATCGCGGGCGACCATGCCAAGTTGCTTGATGACAACGAGTCAGCGAATGATCTGTTGGCTTTCAATCAGTTCGTCGTGGCGGAGCACGGCAACAATCGACGACTGGACATCGCGCTGTTCGTCAACGGATTGCCACTGGTGATCATCGAGCTGAAGAATTCGGCCGACGAACAGGCGACTGTCGACAAAGCGTTCGCTCAACTGCTGACCTACAAAGCCGAGCTTACGACGTTGTTTGGATGA
- a CDS encoding ATP-binding protein, whose translation MTQTTHAELAALMARPTEDNHLEFKAAQNQYDTTKLFKRCVAIANEFGGKLIMGVTDRPPRQIIGTAAFPNLAKIEADIFNKLKFRVVVEEVTPCHADGRVLIFHIPPRPRGTAFQFEGQYLMRVGEETPVMSEDRLREIFNEGAPDWLDEVALDDCDAADVVRLLDTQTFFDLLKLPYPSDRQGVLERLSSQGLVVSVGQRWAIKNIGAILLAKSLAQFESLIFRAPRVIVYQGADKLSTVRDQPGDKGYAVGFEGLIDFINGLVPANEILTSAIREERQLFPKSAIRELVANALVHQDFVETGSSVRIELYSNRLEISNPGKPLISIDRFIDEYKSRNESLAKLMRRFGICEEKSSGIDRVVMLSELYQLPAPDFLVGSHHTTSVIFAPREFKDLDTDGRIRACYQHCCLRYVAREKMTNQSLRERFKLSSKQTETASRIIRDTVEAGKVKLTDPSVKSTRYRSYIPFWA comes from the coding sequence ATGACGCAAACAACGCATGCGGAACTTGCCGCCTTGATGGCGAGACCAACGGAAGACAATCATCTTGAATTCAAAGCGGCGCAAAACCAATACGACACGACTAAGCTCTTCAAACGCTGTGTCGCGATAGCCAATGAGTTTGGCGGCAAGCTGATCATGGGTGTGACCGATCGACCTCCCCGACAGATCATCGGCACGGCTGCCTTCCCAAATCTGGCAAAGATTGAAGCAGACATTTTCAACAAGCTCAAGTTTCGAGTCGTTGTCGAGGAGGTGACACCGTGTCATGCCGACGGTCGCGTGCTGATCTTTCATATTCCCCCGCGACCACGAGGCACCGCTTTTCAGTTCGAAGGTCAGTACCTGATGCGGGTCGGCGAAGAGACACCCGTGATGAGCGAAGATCGCCTGCGGGAGATTTTCAATGAAGGTGCACCTGACTGGCTTGACGAGGTCGCGTTAGACGATTGTGACGCCGCTGACGTGGTTCGATTGTTGGATACGCAAACGTTCTTCGATCTGCTCAAGCTGCCTTATCCGTCCGATCGACAAGGCGTACTCGAGCGACTGAGCTCCCAAGGATTGGTGGTAAGCGTTGGCCAGCGTTGGGCGATCAAAAACATCGGTGCCATTTTGCTTGCGAAAAGTTTGGCACAGTTCGAAAGCCTTATCTTTCGGGCACCACGAGTGATCGTATATCAGGGCGCCGACAAACTCTCGACCGTTCGCGATCAACCGGGCGACAAGGGTTATGCGGTCGGATTTGAAGGCCTGATTGACTTCATCAACGGCTTGGTTCCCGCAAACGAAATTCTGACGTCGGCGATACGGGAAGAACGTCAGCTGTTCCCCAAATCGGCGATTCGCGAATTGGTGGCCAACGCGTTGGTCCACCAAGATTTCGTCGAAACGGGATCGTCGGTCAGGATCGAGCTGTACAGCAATCGGCTCGAGATCTCGAACCCTGGAAAGCCGCTTATCTCGATCGATCGATTTATCGATGAATACAAGTCGCGAAACGAAAGCCTCGCAAAATTGATGCGGCGGTTCGGCATCTGCGAAGAAAAGAGTAGCGGAATTGACCGAGTCGTCATGCTCTCTGAGCTCTACCAGCTACCGGCCCCAGATTTTCTGGTGGGTAGCCACCATACAACCTCCGTCATCTTTGCACCTCGAGAATTCAAGGACCTTGATACCGATGGGCGAATCCGGGCCTGCTACCAGCATTGCTGCCTCCGGTACGTGGCACGCGAAAAGATGACCAATCAGTCGCTCCGAGAGCGTTTTAAACTCAGCAGCAAACAGACCGAAACAGCCTCCAGGATCATTCGTGACACGGTTGAGGCCGGAAAGGTGAAGTTGACCGATCCGAGCGTCAAATCAACGCGTTACCGGAGCTACATCCCCTTTTGGGCCTGA
- the rpsU gene encoding 30S ribosomal protein S21, which yields MVKLLVRDRETIQEAVRRFRKLVERSGIKKEMRRREFYEKPSETNRRARLRAERRNKRTQLLAR from the coding sequence ATGGTAAAGTTACTGGTGCGAGATCGGGAAACGATTCAAGAGGCAGTTCGAAGATTCCGAAAGTTAGTGGAACGAAGCGGCATTAAGAAAGAAATGCGTCGCCGCGAATTCTACGAAAAGCCCAGCGAAACCAACCGCCGCGCTCGCCTACGAGCCGAACGCCGCAACAAGCGTACTCAATTGTTGGCACGATAA
- a CDS encoding penicillin-binding protein activator LpoB codes for MDGTDSRLVFRDQATANHAVLLIACFAVVTVVTTGCAHRYGHILASDDKDMVGSHEAGAATWNPLVDESVAQLLGRCPPTTQPYMPGQTSAMMASHAMSSDGEISLNPSGVAPEHGGPLVTGPARVCFIGIENKSAEELVDFKDQLYERIDSQVNSGNAFRSISRRLVDAALVETRLRPDSLFLPANRDAFAAALGRQGTPVDFLLYATITSGTTDRNKSTQRDYVLTLEMVNIQSGDYIKESSKIRKGYHKARTGKWWNFGLFDQADG; via the coding sequence ATGGACGGCACCGATTCTCGTTTAGTTTTTCGTGACCAAGCCACCGCAAACCATGCGGTCTTGCTGATTGCCTGCTTCGCGGTCGTGACAGTCGTGACGACTGGATGCGCCCACCGTTACGGGCACATTCTCGCCAGCGACGACAAGGACATGGTCGGCAGCCACGAAGCCGGCGCGGCTACCTGGAATCCGCTCGTCGACGAATCCGTCGCTCAACTGCTGGGGCGATGCCCCCCCACGACGCAGCCATACATGCCGGGCCAAACCTCCGCCATGATGGCCAGTCACGCGATGTCCAGCGATGGCGAAATCTCACTCAATCCGAGCGGCGTGGCTCCTGAACACGGCGGCCCACTGGTGACCGGCCCCGCTCGAGTCTGTTTTATCGGCATCGAGAACAAAAGCGCCGAAGAACTAGTCGACTTCAAAGATCAGCTCTACGAACGAATCGATTCCCAGGTCAATTCAGGGAACGCGTTCCGCAGCATCAGCCGCCGACTGGTCGATGCCGCCCTGGTCGAAACCCGTCTTCGCCCCGACTCCCTGTTTTTGCCAGCCAACCGCGACGCTTTTGCCGCCGCACTGGGACGCCAGGGGACACCAGTGGATTTCTTGCTGTACGCCACAATCACGTCCGGAACCACCGACCGCAACAAATCAACCCAGCGTGACTATGTGCTGACCCTGGAAATGGTCAACATTCAAAGCGGCGACTACATCAAGGAATCGTCCAAGATCCGCAAGGGCTACCACAAGGCTCGTACCGGCAAGTGGTGGAACTTCGGCCTCTTCGACCAAGCCGATGGCTGA
- a CDS encoding efflux RND transporter periplasmic adaptor subunit — MTTQLKTLALTSLALAVVPWILVTAATEKAIAQDISGVQDISGVQSNSGVQDPLVIQDAQALTIQDTVIASPIAGLVRGCPVKEGDLVAPTQLIAELDDTRARKELSAAQAAYQAALIQADNDVNTRYARRTLDVRRRELMQSKEANLRYSGSVTATEMDRLQLVIDQAELSVEQAQQEQAVAHATANEKAATVDLGQLRVDEHQIRAQISGRVAEVAIQTGQWIEAGAPVARIVSLNPIRVSGFLDGRKFDRSLVGRPVSFQWTAEKTLDSSRTVASVTLTGTVTFVSDELNPVTSQVRLWAEVSNPDEAIRPGMRGRLVIEQP; from the coding sequence ATGACCACCCAGCTGAAAACACTCGCGTTGACCAGTTTGGCATTGGCCGTGGTTCCCTGGATTTTGGTCACCGCGGCAACTGAAAAGGCCATCGCCCAAGATATTTCCGGCGTCCAAGATATTTCCGGCGTCCAAAGCAATTCCGGCGTCCAAGATCCCCTAGTGATCCAGGACGCCCAAGCACTGACCATTCAAGACACCGTGATCGCGTCGCCAATCGCCGGCCTGGTCCGCGGATGCCCGGTCAAAGAAGGCGACTTAGTCGCACCCACGCAATTAATTGCCGAACTCGATGACACACGTGCCCGCAAAGAACTGTCCGCAGCCCAAGCCGCATACCAGGCCGCACTGATTCAGGCCGATAACGACGTCAACACGCGGTATGCCAGGCGAACCCTGGACGTTCGGCGACGCGAGCTAATGCAATCCAAGGAAGCGAACCTGCGATATTCCGGCAGCGTCACTGCGACGGAAATGGATCGTTTGCAACTGGTGATCGACCAAGCGGAACTATCCGTCGAGCAAGCTCAACAAGAACAGGCGGTCGCCCACGCAACCGCTAACGAAAAAGCCGCCACCGTGGACCTCGGCCAACTTCGCGTCGACGAACATCAAATCCGTGCTCAAATCAGCGGCCGCGTCGCTGAAGTCGCCATCCAAACCGGACAATGGATCGAAGCCGGTGCCCCAGTAGCCCGAATCGTGTCGCTCAACCCAATTCGAGTCAGCGGATTCCTAGACGGCCGAAAATTTGATCGGTCTTTGGTCGGACGCCCGGTTTCGTTTCAGTGGACCGCTGAAAAGACACTCGATTCAAGCAGAACCGTCGCCTCGGTCACACTAACCGGCACCGTGACCTTTGTGTCCGATGAATTGAACCCCGTCACGTCCCAGGTCCGACTGTGGGCCGAAGTCAGTAACCCCGACGAAGCCATTCGCCCCGGCATGCGGGGCCGTCTCGTCATCGAGCAACCTTAG
- a CDS encoding ROK family protein: MKDIWIGFDLGGTKMLAAAVDNDMKVIARRRRKTRGRDGSDSGIARIMSTIKRLLDENDIKADRIAGIGIGCPGPIDLDKGRLMMTPNLGWDDVEVEKELKKQFDCPVVVLNDVDAGVYGEYQFGAAKGSRCSVGIFPGTGIGGGCVYEGKILHGAGISCMEIGHTRISSGVKSSGGDMPGTLESEASRLTIAADAAKLAYRGEAPSLYKNSGTDLASIRSGALADSVKNGDKEVEKVIQEACKVIGYAVVNVVHILCPDTVILGGGLVEAMEDLFVKTVSKTAKDCCMPVYKDRFKVVAAKLGDDAGVMGSAAWAKETFGS; encoded by the coding sequence GTGAAAGACATTTGGATTGGTTTCGATTTGGGTGGCACTAAGATGCTCGCCGCTGCCGTCGACAACGACATGAAGGTGATTGCTCGCCGCCGTCGCAAGACTCGCGGTCGCGATGGATCGGATAGCGGGATCGCCAGAATCATGTCGACGATCAAGCGTCTGCTTGATGAAAATGATATTAAGGCAGACCGCATCGCAGGCATTGGCATCGGTTGTCCGGGGCCGATTGATTTGGACAAGGGACGTCTAATGATGACGCCGAACCTTGGCTGGGACGACGTTGAAGTAGAGAAAGAACTCAAGAAGCAATTTGATTGCCCGGTTGTCGTTTTGAATGACGTCGATGCGGGCGTGTACGGCGAGTACCAATTCGGCGCCGCAAAAGGCAGTCGGTGCAGTGTGGGGATTTTCCCAGGCACGGGGATTGGTGGCGGCTGCGTTTACGAGGGCAAGATCCTGCACGGGGCGGGGATTTCTTGCATGGAGATCGGTCACACCCGAATCAGTAGCGGTGTCAAAAGCAGCGGCGGTGACATGCCTGGCACGCTGGAATCCGAAGCCAGTCGTCTGACAATCGCAGCCGACGCGGCCAAGCTTGCTTATCGCGGTGAAGCTCCATCGCTTTACAAAAACTCGGGGACCGACCTTGCTAGTATCCGCAGTGGAGCGCTTGCGGACTCGGTCAAAAACGGCGACAAGGAAGTCGAGAAAGTGATCCAAGAAGCGTGCAAGGTGATTGGCTATGCGGTGGTGAATGTGGTTCACATTCTATGCCCCGATACGGTCATCTTGGGCGGCGGCTTGGTCGAAGCGATGGAAGACTTGTTTGTCAAAACCGTCAGCAAGACAGCGAAAGATTGCTGCATGCCGGTTTACAAGGATCGCTTCAAGGTCGTTGCCGCGAAGTTGGGTGACGACGCTGGCGTGATGGGCTCGGCCGCCTGGGCGAAAGAAACGTTCGGCAGCTAG
- a CDS encoding cytochrome c family protein, protein MHSLTRLTRSLDAPTVVTGMIVAMVSIVLLQKASGADALVSSQAGTISSAGAAASPVNPHLTMGSETCVKCHANEVKVWQSTPHNHTFDELHRRPEAKEIAAKLGIRSIKNDGRCAACHYTQQTDAATGSVHAIEGVACESCHGSAKNYLDVHHNYGGEHITRATESPQHRMERLEKSIELGMRNPVNAFLVAQSCLRCHTTADEELVNVGGHSTGSLDFEFVSWSQGSIRHNFVRTDGRQNDPSSIGRLRLMFVSGMIAELEASLRATAKATQKAKYGITAAQRTARAAKRLQSVAQKIDSSILDETLKVFASVKLRLNNEDQLNTAADIVAVLGYRFAAQTNPETLTALDAFIPPSSRWK, encoded by the coding sequence ATGCACTCCCTCACTCGACTGACGCGTAGCCTGGATGCCCCCACTGTCGTAACCGGAATGATCGTCGCAATGGTGTCGATCGTCCTCCTCCAAAAGGCATCCGGTGCCGACGCTCTGGTTTCGTCACAAGCCGGGACGATCTCGTCCGCCGGTGCGGCGGCCTCGCCCGTCAACCCACACCTGACCATGGGCAGCGAGACCTGCGTGAAGTGCCACGCCAACGAAGTCAAGGTTTGGCAATCGACGCCACACAACCACACCTTCGATGAACTTCACCGACGCCCCGAAGCGAAAGAGATCGCAGCCAAACTCGGGATCCGGTCAATCAAGAACGACGGCCGCTGTGCCGCCTGTCACTACACCCAACAAACCGACGCCGCCACCGGCAGCGTTCATGCAATCGAAGGCGTGGCATGTGAATCATGCCACGGCTCGGCCAAGAACTACTTGGACGTCCACCATAACTACGGTGGCGAACACATCACCCGAGCCACTGAAAGCCCGCAACACCGCATGGAGCGATTGGAAAAAAGCATTGAGCTGGGAATGCGAAACCCGGTCAACGCATTCTTGGTTGCCCAAAGCTGCTTGCGATGCCACACGACCGCGGACGAAGAACTCGTCAACGTGGGCGGCCACTCCACCGGCAGCCTGGACTTTGAATTCGTGTCGTGGAGCCAAGGCTCGATCCGCCACAATTTTGTCCGCACCGACGGTCGCCAAAATGACCCGAGCTCGATCGGACGCCTGCGATTGATGTTCGTCTCCGGCATGATCGCGGAACTGGAAGCCAGCTTGCGAGCGACCGCCAAAGCGACCCAAAAAGCCAAATATGGAATCACTGCGGCTCAACGAACTGCTCGTGCGGCCAAGCGATTACAAAGCGTTGCACAGAAAATCGACTCCAGCATTCTGGATGAAACCCTGAAGGTCTTCGCCAGCGTCAAGCTCCGGCTCAACAACGAAGATCAACTGAACACCGCCGCCGATATCGTGGCTGTGCTCGGGTACCGCTTTGCAGCCCAAACCAACCCGGAAACCTTGACAGCACTGGACGCCTTCATCCCACCATCAAGTCGCTGGAAGTAA
- a CDS encoding DUF6800 family protein produces the protein MPGTERRREIRRLRSRRKKTAQLIKRANAGTIEKAEAARKLRRMTPGAEVVIAREGLK, from the coding sequence ATGCCTGGAACCGAACGACGCCGCGAAATCCGCCGCCTGCGAAGCCGCCGTAAGAAAACCGCTCAACTGATCAAGCGAGCTAACGCCGGAACAATCGAAAAGGCAGAAGCCGCCCGCAAACTTCGCCGCATGACTCCCGGTGCCGAAGTCGTGATCGCACGAGAAGGCTTGAAGTAG
- a CDS encoding ABC transporter ATP-binding protein, whose amino-acid sequence MIEAVGLSKFYGPFAAARDISFQVKKGELVAFLGPNGAGKSTTMKMLTGYIAPSEGFARIAGHNMMDDRIAGSRRLGYLPENGPLYPEMTPLGMLEFFAEARGLPTATKKNQIEKVIDICDLSSVVYKPISKLSKGFKQRVGMSQALLHEPDVLILDEPTAGLDPNQIRGVRKTMRKLSETKTILLSTHILQEVEAMADRVVLINEGRKVYDGDVDGLRVIGSGDLDEAFHQLTGHKFD is encoded by the coding sequence ATGATCGAGGCGGTGGGTCTTAGTAAGTTTTACGGCCCCTTCGCCGCTGCACGTGACATCTCCTTTCAGGTTAAAAAGGGAGAACTGGTCGCGTTCTTGGGCCCCAACGGTGCTGGGAAAAGCACGACCATGAAGATGTTGACGGGCTACATTGCTCCGAGCGAAGGTTTCGCTCGCATCGCCGGTCACAACATGATGGACGACCGCATCGCCGGCAGTCGTCGTCTGGGGTACCTGCCTGAAAACGGCCCGCTGTACCCGGAGATGACTCCCCTGGGCATGCTGGAGTTCTTCGCCGAAGCGCGAGGTCTGCCAACGGCGACCAAGAAGAATCAGATCGAAAAAGTGATCGACATCTGCGATCTTTCCAGCGTCGTTTACAAACCCATCAGTAAGTTGTCCAAGGGGTTCAAGCAACGTGTTGGCATGAGCCAGGCGTTGTTGCACGAGCCTGATGTCTTGATCTTGGACGAGCCAACGGCCGGTTTGGATCCCAACCAAATTCGTGGCGTTCGCAAGACAATGCGGAAGCTGAGCGAGACCAAGACCATTCTCTTGTCGACACACATCTTGCAAGAAGTCGAGGCGATGGCTGACCGCGTCGTGCTGATCAACGAAGGCCGTAAAGTCTACGACGGCGATGTTGATGGGTTGCGAGTAATCGGTAGCGGCGACCTTGATGAAGCCTTCCACCAGTTGACCGGCCACAAGTTCGATTGA